The genomic DNA TGGTCACGCTCACCATCAGCGACGTGCCGGGCGACGACCCCTCGGTCATCGCCAGCGGCCCCACCGTGCCCGACGCCACGACCTGCGCGGACGCGCTGGCCATCCTGGCGCGTTATCGCATCGACATCCCCGACAGCGTGCGTGCCACGCTGGAGGCGGGTGATCTGGAAACCCCCAAGCCCGGCGACGCCGTGTTCGCAGGCCACGCCGTGCACATGACGGCCACGCCGCAGCAGTCGCTGGAGGCCGCGGCCGAGGCCGCGCGCGCGGCGGGCGTGCCGGCCTACATCCTCTCGGACGAGATCGAGGGCGAATCGCGCGAGGTGGGCAAGGTGCACGCCGCGCTGGCCCGCGCCGTGGCGCGCCACGGCCAGCCGTTCGCGCGGCCCTGCGTGATCCTCTCGGGCGGCGAGACCACCGTCACCGTGCGGCAGCGGCCACCTGGCGCCCCCAGGGGCCGGGGCGGCCGGGCGGGCGAGTTCTGCATGGGGCTGGCGCAGGCGCTGCAAGGGCAGGCGGGCGTGTGGGCGCTGGCGGCGGACACGGACGGCATCGACGGCGTGGAAGACAACGCCGGTGCCCGCGTCGCGCCCGACACCCTGGCGCGCGCTGCCGCGCAGGGCCTCTCCGTCACGGACCACCTGGACCGCAACGATGCCTATGGCTACTTCGATGCGCTGGGCGACCTCGTCATCACGGGGCCCACGCACACCAATGTCAACGACTTCCGGGCGATCCTGATTTTGTAGCGGCTCGCGCTTGTCCTGCCTGGGTTTCAAGCAAAAAATGCTTGAAACCGTTGACTGGAAAGCGCGGGCAGCTCACTTTTTTGACAAGCCTTCGCGCGGCAAGGACGCCACCCAGTCCTTGCCGAAGCGCCCCTGCAAAAACGCGACGAAGGCCTGCACCTTCTGCGGCACCAGGCGCGGCGACGGGTACACCGCATGGATCTCCTGCTCGGGCAGGCGGCAGGTCTTGAGCACCTCCACCACGCGCCCGGCGGCCAGCGATTCGACCGCCACGTAGTGCGGCAGCGCCGCGATGCCCATGTGCGCGCGCGCCGCCGCCAGCAGGGCCGAGAGGTTGTTGGAGCGCAGCCGCCCCGTGACGGGCACCGACACCGCCTCGCCGCTCGCATTGCGCAGCCGCCACAGGTCGTTGCCCTGCACGCTGCTGTAGATCAGCTTGGCGTGGTCCTTCAGGTCCGACGGCCGGCGCGGCGTGCCGTGGCGGCGCAGGTAGGTGGGCGAGGCCACCAGCACCCAGGGGTTCATGCCCAGCGTGCGCGCACCCAGGGCCGAGTCGGCGAGCTTGCCCAGGCGGATCGCCACGTCGATGCCCTGGGCCACCAGGTCGGTATAACGGTCCTCGAAGCTCAGGTCCAACTGCACCTGCGGGTTCTGCGCCATGAACTCCAGCGCCAGCGGCACCACCACGCGCCGCCCGAACGCGACCGAGCTGCCCACGCGCAGCTGGCCGTGCACCTGTGTCTGGCGCACGCGCACCACGCTCTCGGCCTCGGCCACATCGGTCACGATGGCCTTGCACTTTTCGTAGTACAGCGCGCCGGGCTCGGTCAGGCTCACGCCGCGCGTGTTGCGGTTGAGCAGCCGCACCTTCAGGTGCGCCTCCATGGCGGCGACCTGCTTGGTCACCGTGGGCTGCGTGGTGGCGAACTCCCGCGCCACCTTGGTGAAGCTGCCGGTCTCCACCACGCGCACGAACATCTGCATGGCATCGAGGCGGTCCATGGTCTGTCTCCTGTTGCTGTCCAGATTTATTCCTGGCTGGAATAAATTTTATGGTCCATCGCCACCTTCCGCCCAACGAGGGGCTTGCCTAAAGTTTGACCATCCACAAGGAGGTCAAGCAATGGCAAGAATGAAGGCAATCGAAGCGGCCGTGAAGGTGCTCGAGAAGGAAGGCGTGAGCGTCGCGTTCGGCGTGCCCGGCGCCGCCATCAACCCGCTGTACGCGGCGCTGAAGGCGCATGGCGGCATAGGCCACATCCTGGCGCGCCATGTCGAAGGCGCCAGCCACATGGCCGAGGGCTACACCCGCGCCGTGGCCGGCAACATCGGCGTGTGCATCGGCACCAGCGGCCCGGCCGGCACCGACATGGTCACCGGCCTGTACTCGGCCAGCGCGGATTCCATCCCCATCCTGTGCATCACCGGCCAGGCGCCGCGCGCCCGCCTGCACAAGGAAGACTTCCAGGCCGTGGACATCGCCACCATCGCCAAGAGCGTGACCAAGTGGGCCACCACGGTGCTGGAGCCCGCGCAGGTGCCGCAGGCGTTCCAGCAGGCGTTCCACCTCATGCGCTCCGGCCGGCCCGGGCCGGTGCTCATCGACCTGCCCATCGACGTGCAACTGGCCGAGATCGAGTTCGACCC from Acidovorax sp. A79 includes the following:
- a CDS encoding glycerate kinase, producing MTRNDPVPDPVRQGGDFLEYLYRVAVRRALPLHNTAAFLPAPPSRESGGRTLVLGAGKAGGAMAQAVEALWPAGAPLSGLVVTRYHHTPPRPEGLAQRIEVVEAAHPVPDAAGLAAAQRMLECTRGLTGNDLVLCLISGGGSALLTLPAEGLTLEDKQRINKALLESGAAIDEMNCVRKHLSRIKGGRLAAACAPARVVTLTISDVPGDDPSVIASGPTVPDATTCADALAILARYRIDIPDSVRATLEAGDLETPKPGDAVFAGHAVHMTATPQQSLEAAAEAARAAGVPAYILSDEIEGESREVGKVHAALARAVARHGQPFARPCVILSGGETTVTVRQRPPGAPRGRGGRAGEFCMGLAQALQGQAGVWALAADTDGIDGVEDNAGARVAPDTLARAAAQGLSVTDHLDRNDAYGYFDALGDLVITGPTHTNVNDFRAILIL
- a CDS encoding LysR substrate-binding domain-containing protein — protein: MDRLDAMQMFVRVVETGSFTKVAREFATTQPTVTKQVAAMEAHLKVRLLNRNTRGVSLTEPGALYYEKCKAIVTDVAEAESVVRVRQTQVHGQLRVGSSVAFGRRVVVPLALEFMAQNPQVQLDLSFEDRYTDLVAQGIDVAIRLGKLADSALGARTLGMNPWVLVASPTYLRRHGTPRRPSDLKDHAKLIYSSVQGNDLWRLRNASGEAVSVPVTGRLRSNNLSALLAAARAHMGIAALPHYVAVESLAAGRVVEVLKTCRLPEQEIHAVYPSPRLVPQKVQAFVAFLQGRFGKDWVASLPREGLSKK